From a single Miltoncostaea oceani genomic region:
- a CDS encoding metallophosphoesterase family protein produces MAHDDKIRDEGREPEVHIPGPSGPPPRALNGLADFWLISDTHFGHRNIIRYAGRPEDHERRMITAWRERVADDDVILHLGDLAMMKREPLTRLMEGLSGRILMLEGNHDRGSKTMYRELGIELITRSFLLEIGGWGVWFSHRPEPARIHGNRQVNVHGHIHEKVMGDPRCLNASVEQIDYGPVRVAGFLEAGLESLSPARR; encoded by the coding sequence ATGGCACACGACGACAAGATCCGAGATGAGGGGCGAGAGCCCGAGGTGCACATTCCCGGGCCCTCCGGTCCGCCGCCGCGCGCGCTGAACGGGCTCGCGGACTTCTGGCTGATCTCCGACACCCACTTCGGGCACCGCAACATCATCCGCTATGCCGGGCGGCCCGAGGACCACGAGCGCCGGATGATCACCGCCTGGCGTGAGCGGGTCGCAGACGACGACGTGATCCTCCACCTCGGCGACCTCGCCATGATGAAGCGGGAACCGCTCACGCGTCTCATGGAGGGCCTTTCCGGCCGCATCCTGATGCTCGAGGGCAACCACGACCGCGGCAGCAAGACCATGTACCGCGAGCTCGGGATCGAGCTGATCACGCGGAGCTTCCTCCTGGAGATCGGCGGGTGGGGGGTCTGGTTCAGCCACCGCCCAGAGCCGGCGCGGATCCACGGCAACCGCCAGGTGAACGTCCACGGCCACATCCACGAGAAGGTCATGGGCGACCCGCGGTGCCTGAACGCCTCAGTCGAGCAGATCGACTACGGCCCCGTCCGGGTCGCAGGCTTCCTCGAAGCCGGCCTGGAGAGCCTCAGCCCCGCGCGCAGGTAA
- a CDS encoding GAF domain-containing protein, with translation MSRDGELRAAVAAAALGADEAHRELLDSVVQTARAIFGARASSVFLLDEPAGELVFAAVSGEGEADLIGRRFPAGTGIAGFTLASRQPLVLDDVSRDPRFSRAAAESTGYVPRGLMSVPLLRGDRAIGVLQVLDRQAGRFGLAEMELLGLFAGQAAAALDVLERARRARAVLDDGDDRLAAVARLAEALDRTGGRRGDAADRLLAALGDLMR, from the coding sequence ATGAGCAGGGACGGTGAGCTACGCGCCGCGGTCGCAGCCGCCGCGCTCGGTGCTGATGAGGCCCACCGTGAGCTACTCGACTCGGTCGTCCAGACCGCCCGGGCGATCTTCGGTGCGCGGGCGTCGTCGGTGTTCCTCCTCGATGAACCGGCAGGGGAGTTGGTCTTCGCCGCCGTCTCGGGGGAGGGGGAGGCCGACCTGATCGGTCGTCGCTTCCCCGCAGGCACCGGCATCGCGGGATTCACACTCGCGAGCCGTCAGCCCCTCGTCCTCGACGACGTCTCCCGCGACCCCCGCTTCTCCCGCGCCGCCGCCGAATCCACGGGCTACGTCCCACGCGGGTTGATGTCGGTCCCCCTCCTACGCGGCGACCGGGCGATCGGGGTGCTGCAGGTGCTCGACCGCCAGGCCGGTCGCTTCGGCCTGGCGGAGATGGAACTGCTCGGCCTCTTCGCCGGCCAGGCCGCCGCCGCCCTCGACGTCCTCGAGCGGGCCCGCCGCGCGCGGGCGGTCCTCGACGACGGCGACGACCGGTTGGCCGCGGTCGCCCGGCTCGCCGAGGCCCTCGATCGGACGGGCGGCCGCCGGGGGGACGCCGCCGACCGGCTGCTCGCCGCACTCGGGGACCTGATGCGATGA
- a CDS encoding MFS transporter, whose translation MSGIGRALREARAALGAVAANPGLRRLQVAWGSSVFGQWFYNVALGVFAFQADGASGVALVALVRFGLSGVLAPFTSLLGDRLPRRALMIGSDLLRAAAMAGMALAATVDAPAVVVYALAVVVTVASTAFHPAEAAMLPGLARTPEELTAANVVSGTLANVAGLAGPALGGLLFAAAGAEVVFAVTAVTFLASASVLVGVAEPDRSLAEPDGSGAGEPAGVMRAALAGFVAVRRDGRLRVIIGLYAASALTWGALSVIVVVLALEDLDMGEQGVGYLLGAISLGGLIGGAGAALLAGGRHLARALGVSTLVWGLPLVLIAALIEPWMALVALAILGVGESLIEVTTLTLLQRAVPDEVRARVFGVLESVTVGALAIGAAVAAPLLSGLGTRGALLVTGLLLPGLALAVLPRLAAIDRETSVPTTELELLGGVPLFAPLPSPVLEGLAGRLRVVHVAAGEEVVRQGEPGDIFYIVEEGTLGVARDGAPLRDLGPGDFFGEIALLRAIPRTATVTAACATTLRALRGDEFVAAVTGHAESAEAADAVVDTRLTFRGPQGVA comes from the coding sequence ATGAGCGGCATCGGCCGAGCCCTCAGGGAGGCGCGCGCGGCACTCGGTGCGGTCGCCGCGAACCCCGGGCTGCGCCGCCTCCAGGTCGCCTGGGGTTCGTCGGTCTTCGGTCAATGGTTCTACAACGTCGCCCTCGGGGTCTTCGCCTTCCAAGCGGACGGCGCGTCGGGGGTCGCCTTGGTCGCGTTGGTGCGCTTCGGCCTCAGCGGCGTCCTCGCACCGTTCACCTCCCTGCTCGGCGACCGCCTGCCGCGGCGCGCCCTGATGATCGGGTCCGACCTCCTGCGCGCCGCGGCGATGGCGGGGATGGCGCTCGCGGCGACCGTCGACGCCCCGGCGGTCGTCGTCTACGCGCTCGCGGTCGTCGTCACCGTCGCCTCGACGGCCTTCCACCCCGCCGAGGCGGCGATGCTGCCGGGCCTCGCTCGCACCCCCGAGGAACTCACGGCCGCGAACGTCGTCTCGGGAACCCTCGCCAACGTCGCGGGGCTCGCCGGCCCGGCCCTCGGCGGCCTCCTCTTCGCCGCCGCCGGCGCCGAGGTCGTCTTCGCCGTCACCGCGGTCACGTTTCTCGCCTCCGCCTCCGTCCTGGTCGGCGTGGCCGAACCGGACCGCTCACTGGCGGAACCGGACGGCTCTGGCGCCGGAGAACCGGCGGGGGTGATGCGGGCCGCCCTCGCCGGCTTCGTAGCGGTGCGTCGTGACGGGCGTCTCCGGGTGATCATTGGCCTCTACGCCGCGAGCGCCCTCACATGGGGGGCGTTGTCGGTGATCGTCGTGGTGCTCGCCCTCGAGGACCTGGACATGGGTGAACAGGGGGTCGGTTATCTGCTCGGGGCGATCAGCCTCGGCGGCCTGATCGGCGGCGCCGGAGCTGCGCTCCTCGCCGGCGGCCGGCATCTCGCCCGCGCCCTCGGGGTGAGCACCCTCGTCTGGGGACTACCTTTGGTGCTGATCGCTGCCCTGATCGAGCCGTGGATGGCGCTCGTCGCCCTCGCGATCCTCGGTGTCGGAGAGTCGCTGATCGAGGTGACGACCCTCACCCTCCTCCAGCGCGCCGTGCCCGATGAGGTGCGCGCCCGGGTCTTCGGCGTGCTCGAGAGCGTCACGGTCGGGGCCCTCGCGATCGGCGCGGCGGTGGCGGCGCCGCTCCTCTCCGGACTCGGGACCCGCGGCGCCCTCCTCGTCACAGGACTGCTACTCCCCGGTCTCGCGCTCGCCGTCCTGCCGCGCCTCGCGGCGATCGACCGGGAGACCAGTGTCCCGACGACCGAGTTGGAGCTGCTTGGCGGCGTCCCACTCTTCGCGCCCCTGCCGTCCCCCGTCCTCGAGGGCCTCGCCGGGCGGCTCCGCGTCGTGCATGTCGCGGCGGGAGAGGAGGTCGTGCGCCAGGGCGAACCGGGCGACATCTTCTACATCGTCGAGGAGGGGACACTGGGCGTGGCCAGAGACGGGGCGCCGCTGCGTGATCTCGGCCCCGGGGACTTCTTCGGCGAGATCGCCCTGCTGCGCGCGATCCCCCGCACCGCGACCGTGACCGCCGCCTGCGCGACGACCCTGAGGGCCCTGCGTGGCGACGAGTTCGTCGCCGCCGTCACCGGGCACGCCGAGAGCGCCGAAGCCGCCGACGCCGTCGTCGACACGCGACTCACGTTCCGCGGCCCGCAGGGCGTCGCCTGA
- a CDS encoding S8 family peptidase, which yields MEAHAARIPPLPGRIDAEVAWGGSDGSGVRVCVLDSGVDADHPAVAPVAEAWSITEGEEGVFQFSPDTAGDACGHGTGCCGIVRRLAPGCELISVKVLPDGFTGSGAMMLAGLRFAIERGYEVINMSLSTSRPEFVGLLHDLADTAYFGRSLIVASAHNLPVESYPWRFASVISVGSHERDDPELIVANGSPPVEFFARGVAVEVPWPGGAMITATGNSFATPHVSGLCARILSKHPGLTPFQVKTVLTAASGGVGAPR from the coding sequence GTGGAGGCCCACGCGGCGCGCATCCCCCCGCTGCCCGGCCGCATCGACGCCGAGGTCGCCTGGGGCGGCTCCGATGGATCCGGTGTCCGGGTCTGCGTCCTCGACTCGGGTGTCGACGCCGACCATCCCGCCGTCGCCCCCGTGGCGGAGGCCTGGTCGATCACCGAAGGCGAGGAGGGGGTCTTCCAGTTCTCACCCGACACGGCGGGTGATGCCTGTGGCCACGGCACCGGGTGCTGCGGCATCGTCCGCCGGCTCGCCCCCGGCTGTGAGCTGATCAGCGTGAAGGTCCTCCCCGACGGCTTCACCGGGTCGGGCGCCATGATGCTCGCCGGGTTGCGCTTCGCGATCGAGCGCGGCTACGAGGTCATCAACATGAGCCTGTCGACGAGCCGTCCCGAGTTCGTCGGCCTACTCCACGACCTCGCCGACACCGCCTACTTCGGGCGTTCCCTCATCGTCGCCTCCGCCCACAACCTGCCGGTCGAGAGCTACCCGTGGCGCTTCGCCTCGGTGATCTCCGTCGGCAGCCACGAGCGCGATGATCCGGAGCTGATCGTCGCCAACGGATCCCCACCGGTCGAGTTCTTCGCCCGCGGGGTCGCGGTAGAGGTGCCATGGCCGGGCGGGGCGATGATCACCGCAACCGGGAACTCGTTCGCCACCCCACACGTCTCAGGGCTATGCGCCCGCATCCTCTCCAAGCACCCCGGACTCACACCGTTCCAGGTGAAGACCGTGCTCACCGCCGCCTCCGGCGGTGTCGGGGCGCCGCGATGA
- a CDS encoding DUF2510 domain-containing protein — translation MSWFDRGLLATQIAVAEGARREGARAAGSLARIESLQSEQVDQGEVLVGLARQLDLDLSSLMDAVVIQTVSLLEALSAQAGTLSDIRDALQRPGRVRAAERLLAADELLRRGRYKRAHDACCAAVDDDPNNPGVYWGLAFAEMGLGNFARASAALEEAAEAENGERRVLALRAAARAALEAGDPLRAATLSSAAQSSREWTGEERKLILAERAICEVAAGREDEAQLLATEMIGLDWNLGPLVLSSPFVSGAAAFREGLDRQLAAVAERVADLVIAAQESLVRCDTDIARFRSEAEAGAPLWPDSIPLQVAAHQILDSRGWTSLAECETATVQAAALAEAARDVGAVVHAMQRDLAGVERLLADAARAEGLDGPSDDTTLDIRRRLVHALGARTPDEGKQMIALVRRRAEPVLEDPAGYARRSALAQLQRRERAAATAAESAPTISAPNPNASRPISLDEYQRLISSVPVQGGGILRRQKPASPSWQPDPLGKWPYRWWDGAHWTEAVASTPGKSPYRAVLVRRPR, via the coding sequence TTGTCCTGGTTCGACCGCGGACTCCTGGCGACGCAGATCGCTGTGGCCGAGGGTGCCCGGCGCGAGGGGGCCAGGGCCGCTGGGAGCCTGGCGAGGATCGAGAGTCTTCAGTCCGAGCAGGTCGACCAGGGGGAGGTCCTCGTCGGTCTCGCTCGTCAGCTCGACCTCGACCTCAGTTCCCTCATGGACGCCGTCGTCATACAGACGGTCTCGCTCCTGGAGGCCCTCAGCGCCCAGGCCGGCACTCTCTCCGACATCAGAGACGCCCTACAACGGCCGGGACGCGTCCGCGCCGCGGAGAGGCTGCTTGCCGCGGATGAACTGCTGCGCCGCGGACGCTACAAGCGCGCTCATGATGCGTGCTGCGCCGCCGTGGACGACGATCCGAACAATCCGGGCGTCTACTGGGGGCTGGCCTTCGCCGAGATGGGGTTGGGGAACTTCGCCCGGGCGAGCGCGGCACTCGAGGAGGCGGCTGAGGCCGAGAATGGCGAGCGACGGGTCCTGGCGTTGCGCGCCGCCGCCCGCGCGGCTCTCGAAGCCGGCGATCCGCTGCGAGCGGCGACCCTGTCGAGTGCCGCTCAATCGAGTCGCGAGTGGACCGGCGAGGAGCGCAAGCTGATCCTGGCTGAGCGAGCGATCTGCGAAGTCGCTGCCGGCCGCGAGGATGAGGCGCAGCTCCTCGCTACGGAGATGATCGGTCTCGACTGGAATCTCGGGCCCCTCGTGCTCTCGAGTCCGTTCGTGTCCGGTGCCGCGGCCTTCCGGGAGGGACTGGATCGCCAGCTGGCCGCGGTGGCTGAGCGCGTGGCTGACCTGGTCATCGCGGCGCAGGAGAGTCTTGTTCGCTGCGATACGGACATCGCCCGGTTCCGCAGCGAAGCCGAAGCGGGTGCGCCGTTGTGGCCAGACTCGATTCCTCTCCAGGTGGCCGCTCATCAGATCCTCGACTCTCGAGGCTGGACGAGCCTCGCCGAATGCGAGACGGCAACCGTACAAGCGGCTGCGCTCGCGGAGGCCGCGCGCGATGTCGGCGCTGTGGTCCATGCGATGCAGCGCGACCTCGCGGGCGTCGAGCGCCTGCTGGCCGACGCCGCTCGGGCGGAGGGCCTCGACGGCCCGAGCGACGACACTACTCTCGACATCCGTCGTCGGCTCGTCCACGCGCTCGGGGCGCGGACCCCGGACGAGGGGAAGCAGATGATCGCTCTCGTGCGCAGGCGAGCCGAACCTGTGCTGGAGGACCCGGCCGGGTACGCGCGCCGCTCAGCCCTGGCCCAGCTGCAGAGGCGCGAGAGGGCGGCGGCGACTGCGGCAGAGAGTGCACCGACCATCTCTGCGCCGAATCCGAATGCGTCGCGCCCCATCTCTCTGGATGAGTATCAGCGGTTGATCAGCTCGGTGCCGGTCCAGGGGGGAGGCATCCTTCGGCGGCAGAAGCCCGCCTCCCCCTCATGGCAGCCGGACCCGCTCGGCAAGTGGCCGTATCGATGGTGGGATGGCGCACACTGGACCGAGGCCGTGGCGTCGACGCCAGGCAAGAGCCCCTACCGCGCGGTCCTTGTGCGAAGGCCGCGGTAG
- a CDS encoding MBL fold metallo-hydrolase: MRVHILGVRGSTPAPGPDFTRIGGATSCVAIAEDDDAPTLVLDAGTGIRSLDALLGGAPFRGALALTHLHWDHLTGLPFATSLDHEGSMTEILVPSEGDEPVALLDRMIGPPFFPIGVGDLEGRHAIRELTTGVREIGGLRLECRWLPHGRSKALGMRVDDGRSCVAYLPDHDGRAPGDDALALCREVDVLLHDAHFAPGQEDAAARAGHSTAGQAVALARAAGARRLLLTHHHPDRTDDEVLAIAATSASGDLLVEPARQGMTVRLG, encoded by the coding sequence GTGCGGGTCCACATCCTCGGGGTGCGTGGCTCCACGCCGGCCCCGGGGCCGGACTTCACCCGCATCGGTGGGGCGACGAGCTGCGTCGCGATCGCCGAGGACGATGACGCGCCGACGCTGGTACTCGACGCGGGCACCGGCATCCGCAGCCTGGACGCTCTGCTCGGCGGCGCCCCCTTTCGCGGGGCGCTCGCCCTCACCCACCTCCACTGGGACCACCTGACGGGCCTGCCGTTCGCGACGTCCCTCGACCATGAGGGCTCGATGACGGAGATCCTGGTGCCATCCGAAGGCGATGAACCGGTGGCGCTCCTCGATCGGATGATCGGGCCGCCGTTCTTTCCGATCGGCGTCGGAGACCTCGAAGGCCGGCACGCGATACGCGAGCTGACCACCGGTGTCCGGGAGATCGGCGGCCTCCGGCTCGAGTGCCGTTGGCTGCCTCACGGCCGCTCGAAGGCCCTGGGTATGAGGGTCGACGATGGCCGGTCCTGCGTCGCGTACCTCCCCGATCACGACGGGCGGGCTCCGGGTGATGACGCGCTGGCGCTCTGCCGCGAGGTGGACGTCCTCCTGCATGACGCCCACTTCGCCCCGGGGCAGGAGGATGCCGCCGCCCGGGCCGGGCATTCGACGGCCGGCCAGGCGGTCGCACTCGCCCGGGCCGCCGGCGCGCGGAGGCTGCTGCTCACCCACCACCACCCCGACCGCACCGACGACGAGGTCCTCGCGATCGCGGCGACGAGCGCGAGTGGCGACCTCCTCGTCGAGCCTGCCCGGCAGGGGATGACGGTGCGACTCGGATGA